From the Lathyrus oleraceus cultivar Zhongwan6 chromosome 4, CAAS_Psat_ZW6_1.0, whole genome shotgun sequence genome, one window contains:
- the LOC127074412 gene encoding ervatamin-B isoform X3 yields the protein MASILDSLILFSLITLSLALDMSSERSNKEVMTMYEKWLVEHQKVYNGLGEKDQRFQIFKDNLKFIDEHNAQNHSYRVGLNEFADITNKEYRDMYLSRRINNNMKNKITSERYAYKAGDNNRLPVSVDWRGALGTIKNQGSCGACWAFSTVAAVEAINKIVTGRFVNLSVQELVDCDRKKNLGCNGGLEGNAYEFMVENGGLDTETDYPYLGRGSTCNQVKKNTKVVSINGYKYVQRNNESALMEAVANQPVSVGIEAYGIDFQLYESGVFNGRCGTWLDHSVVVVGYGSENGLDYWLVRNSWGTKWGEAGYFKMERNVKDPVGMCGIAMDATYPTKLRKNSEVTNSGYEKTQMLVPVLETPSYLA from the exons ATGGCGTCAATACTAGACTCTTTGATCTTATTTTCCTTGATCACTTTATCATTGGCATTGGACATGTCAAGTGAACGTAGTAACAAGGAGGTTATGACCATGTACGAGAAATGGTTAGTAGAACACCAAAAAGTGTATAACGGATTAGGAGAGAAAGACCAAAGGTTTCAAATATTTAAGGATAATTTAAAATTCATAGATGAGCACAATGCTCAAAATCACAGTTATAGAGTTGGATTGAACGAGTTTGCAGATATAACTAATAAAGAATATCGTGACATGTATTTGAGCAGGAGGATTaataataatatgaaaaataaGATTACCAGTGAACGATATGCTTATAAGGCAGGTGATAATAATAGATTGCCCGTGTCTGTTGATTGGAGAGGGGCTCTTGGTACTATAAAAAATCAAGGAAGTTGTG GAGCTTGTTGGGCGTTTTCCACAGTAGCGGCAGTGGAAGCGATTAACAAGATAGTGACAGGGAGGTTTGTGAATTTGTCTGTACAAGAGCTTGTGGACTGTGATAGAAAAAAAAATTTAGGGTGTAATGGTGGTCTCGAGGGCAACGCGTACGAATTCATGGTTGAAAATGGTGGCCTTGACACAGAGACAGATTATCCATACCTAGGACGGGGGAGCACATGCAATCAAGTAAAA AAAAATACCAAGGTAGTGAGCATCAATGGTTATAAGTATGTTCAACGAAATAATGAAAGTGCATTAATGGAAGCTGTGGCTAATCAACCTGTCAGCGTTGGTATTGAGGCATATGGAATAGATTTTCAACTCTACGAATCG GGTGTGTTCAACGGTAGATGTGGGACATGGTTAGATCATAGTGTGGTGGTTGTTGGATATGGTTCTGAAAATGGTTTAGATTATTGGTTGGTGAGGAACTCGTGGGGGACTAAATGGGGTGAAGCTGGTTACTTCAAGATGGAGCGTAATGTGAAAGACCCTGTTGGAATGTGTGGAATCGCAATGGATGCTACATACCCAACTAAGCTTCGTAAAAATTCTGAAGTTACTAATTCTGGTTATGAAAAAACTCAAATGCTTGTACCAGTGCTTGAAACACCATCATACCTTGCTTAG